A stretch of Paenibacillus mucilaginosus 3016 DNA encodes these proteins:
- a CDS encoding SDR family oxidoreductase codes for MSTYPVYPYYSTHTECEQKPVAFPPQKQEEQPGLEYLMTPRPIYENPAYSGSRKLENRVTLITGGDSGIGRAAAIAFAKEGADVVIAYLSEHPDAMETKKRIEQLGRRCLALPADLRVKAACTAVVEKTVQAFGRLDVLVNNIAVQYPQEQLTDITEEQLEQTFRTNIYSFFFMTQAALPYLREGSSIINTASITAYRGEKLLLDYSTTKAAVIGFTRALSQNLVARGIRVNAVAPGPVWTPFIPATFPPERLAVFGTDTPMKRAAQPFELAPAYVYLACDDSRYVTGETMHVNGGDFVGG; via the coding sequence ATGAGCACCTATCCCGTGTATCCCTATTACAGCACCCATACCGAATGTGAACAAAAGCCCGTCGCCTTTCCCCCGCAGAAGCAGGAGGAGCAGCCGGGGCTTGAATATCTCATGACGCCGAGGCCGATCTATGAGAATCCGGCGTACTCCGGGAGCCGGAAGCTCGAGAACCGGGTCACCCTGATCACAGGAGGCGACAGCGGGATCGGCCGGGCCGCGGCGATCGCTTTCGCCAAGGAGGGGGCCGACGTGGTCATCGCCTACCTAAGCGAGCATCCCGACGCGATGGAGACGAAGAAGCGCATCGAGCAGCTGGGGCGGCGCTGTCTTGCGCTTCCTGCCGACCTGCGGGTCAAAGCAGCCTGCACTGCCGTCGTGGAGAAAACCGTGCAGGCCTTCGGCCGGCTGGATGTGCTCGTGAACAATATCGCGGTGCAGTATCCGCAGGAGCAGCTGACCGACATCACCGAAGAGCAGCTGGAGCAGACCTTCCGCACGAACATCTACTCGTTCTTTTTCATGACGCAGGCCGCCCTTCCTTACCTCAGAGAAGGAAGTTCGATCATCAATACAGCCTCCATCACAGCATACCGCGGCGAAAAATTACTGCTCGATTATTCCACCACCAAAGCGGCGGTCATCGGGTTCACGCGCGCCCTGTCCCAGAACCTGGTGGCCCGCGGAATCCGTGTCAATGCTGTAGCCCCCGGCCCCGTCTGGACCCCGTTCATCCCCGCGACCTTCCCGCCGGAGCGGCTCGCCGTCTTCGGTACGGATACACCGATGAAGCGGGCCGCCCAGCCGTTCGAGCTCGCCCCCGCCTATGTGTACCTGGCCTGCGACGATTCCCGTTACGTGACGGGGGAGACCATGCATGTGAACGGCGGGGATTTTGTCGGGGGATAG